Below is a window of Phoenix dactylifera cultivar Barhee BC4 chromosome 7, palm_55x_up_171113_PBpolish2nd_filt_p, whole genome shotgun sequence DNA.
aaaataaaacaatccTAAAGTTTAATATGAAAATTCCTAAGCTAATGCAGACCACAGTAAGAAAGGCAAAATAATTCCCTCAATGTCACTTCTTTGTTGAATTAAAACCTATAGAATACCCACAAAAATAAGAAACAGACCACAACTCGAGCACAGACAATGCCTGATCAGGCACTTAATGCTTTATTTATAACATGATTCCTTTTATCTGTATGCTTATTGTGGATTTGTGGTCAGATGACAACAATTGCCAGCTTCCCAGactcttagtttttttttttttttttatcaaattgcCATTTGTGTTGTTCTTGGACTAATTCTTCTGTCTGTTTATCATGCACTGTGAAGATATTACTCATATGCCCATTCAATTGTTGGTAGTTGTTCACTGATTGAAACTATTTTCAGGCAAAGTTTATCGCTTTGTTGATCATCATTCCATGGGCATTAGACTTTCTGGCGCATGAGTATGTTCTCATGCCATTTTTGGACAGGTAATCCTATAATTGTTCTTGTGATTTAAATATACCTACTTATACCATAACCTCATGTTCTTTTTGAATCTTCACAGCCTTGTATATCATTAAGAAACAATGAATTTGTTATAAAAAAACATTAActacaaaatctaaattttatgATATCATCAGTTTTCATGGTCTTGTTTAGTATTTTATCTCCGAAACACTTAAAAGTCAAAATTCTTTAAAATTTTGACAGAATCAACATTACCATTCCTGAAGTGATGTTAGAAAGAACGCATAATGATGACATTTCAAGGTGCAATGCTTGTATGGTGCTTTCCAACAGATTGAAATGGCAATAGCAAATCTGGACCTTACATGATGCGTGAAGGACATCAAACAAAACCATATCACCCTGAGAATTTTCTGCTTTTCATGTATCTCTTGAGGTCCCCCTTTAAAATCGCCAATGTAGAGATGCTGGGCGGTGGTGTTTATTCATGAGCATTGCTTCCCTAGGAAATGATCTGATAGACATTTGCATGGTTATCTAACAATCATACAGGACTCGAATGATTTTACGAGTTTTCTTTTAGGAAAGTAGAGCACAGGGCTGATATATTGTGCACGAGTAAAAGCATTGAGATATTCGCAGATTCTATTATTCTAATATAAATAGTCAAAATAAGGTTAAAATGATAAGTTtctgtattttgataataagagATGATGCATtagtttttcttatttttgaagaaaaaagcaGCAGAAAAATACTGAATTTCTCAAAGGAGAACTAAAGGCCAATAAACAGAGAACCtactatttttaaaatatttaaataaaatgaTCTTCAAATGAACCTACTATACAAGCTTAGCATCAGTCATATCCAAATATCTTTACCTCATATTGATTTATCAAGAACCTACATCTTCGCTCTTGCCCATTGATCTTATGATTACATTCCATAAAGAAATTTCTACAAAATATTGGAAACGGATGAGGCCCTCTTTTCTCGGTTGATGGAAGTTCTCCCCAATATATGAGGTTTCGAAGGAACATTCCAAGTATCTCTAATTCTATTTAGAATGGCttgctaaaaaataaaaaaaaagactaaATGAGGGAATTTAAATCCAAAAATTATTGGTAGTGATATATCTTGCAGGCTGATGTCTAGGAAATTTCAGAAGGCTTTATGCATGTCTCTCTGTTCTCGCCTCCTAATGCACTCCGTTATCCACCCATGTGTGCTGCCTCCATAATGGCAGGGTCACTTCTTTTAACATCTCTCTGTTATAGTTATTTTCCCATCACATGTTTGTGAGTATGTGTCCAGCGGTGGTACAACTGTTATTTATAGCAACTTAGATGTAAAGCCAGCTTCTCCTTGATCTTTTTGTGTTTCTGTACTCGATCAATGTTATctgtttcaccaaaaaaaaaaagaaaattgttgCTCTCTTTTAGGGAAAACAAAAGGATGAGAAATTCTTGTCCATGTGTTACTGGTGAGAGAATATAAATTGCATTTCGCTACTAATTGACTGCCATTGGTATCTGTTTTTCCTTCCAAAGAGTACTTGAATTTCTATAAGCATGGTCAACTTATAATGATAGTGTGATCGATgaacttctcctttttctttaatgCTGCAATTCTTTGATTGCATTTGGTGCATTGCAATGATGTAGATGTGACCATTGCTCTCATTGTAAGTTTTCATATGCTGATCTTTTTATGTACAACAGATATGTGAAAACTGTACCGCTAGCTGCTGAGTTGCTTGATGTACGAAGACATCAAAAACTTGAGATCATAAAGACTCTAAAAGTAGAGAAAGCAAGGTTCCACTTAGAAGTCGAGATTGGTAAATCTCCTCCACTTTCTGAGGAGGAAGTCTGGTTGGAGTTGCGGCACAAGGCGTAAGATGGATCTTTTTTGGCTGATTGTCTACCATAATTTTAACATATATCTGTGTGTGCATGAGTACATATTTGATCCCTTACTTTTATGTCCTCATATTGTTGTTAAAAAGAATTACATATACGTCGGATGACTTTTCATCGAAAGGTCATTCCTGTTGTTTGTATGGACCTTTTTGCTATTATCTTTAACTGCATAGAAGTTGGAATTGTAGTGTTCCAAAGTGAAAGATTTGGAGTTTCCTTGGTCATATGAAGGAAATATGAACATTTAACGTGAATGACAACATCGCAGACGCAAATAAACCCACTCATtagcaaaagaaaatatttccATTTTTCATCATACGAGCCATAAGATATATAATCCATAGGTAGTAGAAACTCCACTGAGCTTGGCTcaactttttctcaaaaataatCTATAGGCAGTCTTATACATCTTATGATTCTTCTATTCACGGCAAACTCATTGTATGACCTTGACTTAAAGGGAAAATTGAGAAGGTACTAGTCTACGTGCGTAAGTTTGTGCATGCGAGGTTGACATGGACCCAACTTTGTTATTGTATATCTTTGCCTGCACAACAGGACTTAAGTCATGACCGTGTAAACTATGAGCAGGTGTTGACCTGGCTATAAATTTCCAAACCTGAGCTGCCCATAGTTATTCATGTCTTTATTATGTCACCTAGTCCACTGTGTCACTATGTCAAAACCATTATAAAGTCTATGAACTATTACAGTTTACTTTAGTTTTTGTGTAGCTTCCATAATTCACCCCATCACTGATTCttctaaaatatttaaaatgacttAGAAGATGTTATGAGACTTTGAGTGTTGTAGTTACAAACCAAAACTTTTTGAATCTATTATAATCTTGGTTCTTCTTTCGTGCTGCTTTATCAGGTTAGAATTACGAGATGAATGGAGATTGGAGAACCGGAAAGCATTTGCGAATATCTGGTCTGATATGGTGTATGGGATTGCATCATTTATTCTTATCTACTTTAATAAGAAAAAAGTGAGTTTTCTATCTAATATCTTACTAATTTATTACTTATTTGCTTTCAGAGAATTTGTGTCTTTTACTACATCGATAAATTGCATTCATTGTATTTAAATCCTTATTGTCCATAAAtgattctttcttcttcttgctttaaatattgaatacaatcTCATGGTATAGGAAGATATTGCTTAACAAATGTTTTcttattggttttagggtttcaCCAGTTTACATGTGGATGCAAAACCAGTGATGGGTTTATCCTTATGCTTCATTATTTGACTCAATCTACCTTAGGTTCACATACTTTTGTTAACTCTTTGTTTAACATTTTGTATAATTACTAGATCACTATATGATTGGAGAATTTGCAATTCCCACTTTGTTCACATACTTTTGTTAGCTCTTTGCTTGTCAATTCTTCCCCCTCTCTGTGTGTGCACATGCCTATGCAAACATGCTCATCCACATCATATCAAGTCCAAGATTTGTGCTTGCTATTTTGTTGGTTCATGCTCATGCTACGTCGTATCGGCCCGAAATGGATGGTACGGGGCGTACCGGCCCAAACTGGGCGGTACGGAGCATACCGTGCCATACTGATTTGATACCGATATTCGGTACGGATGGCGTATCAATATACAGTACcccaaaaaaatttcgtaccgtACCGTCACTGTGCtaatgtggcaccggtacggggtccggtaccgagacgacgAACCTTGTTCATGCTCATTAATTTTTCTGGATCTAATACTGAATAACGTGGGGTGAGTCTCACATCATGTGTAGACATACGGAATGTAGATTATAGCAGATAAGAGGAATGGTGGAATTCGTTGTAAAATGAAGATAACTAGTAACCATGCTCATCAACTCTAATAACTCctcatatattaatatattaagatACCGGAACGCAATTTAATTTTGATCATAACTCCTTAAATTAGAATGGACCCAAAATAAGATTTTATAATGGATATCTGAATTATTTAAACTTCATGAACTCAAATTTCTGGAGACAATCAAAATACATAGTACCAGTTGAGAACCTGATAGGGTATAGAATTCATTTATACGTGCAAAATTATTGGAATGAAAAACAGAATGCCTAGCTGGACACTGGTCACAACAGGATGCTTGCCACCTTTTCAAACAGTTTTAAACAGATGAAATCGGCATTTATGTAAAGATGGTGGTTGGGTCTAAAACTTTTGATCTGAATTATGCTTGACACCCTGATTGTCAACCATATGTGGCCAATATCTATAGAGTTGAGGTCACAGCAAGCTAACCCCACCTTGGTTCAGTAATTGGTCATTAGTTACTGGTATGTAGGATACCTTTGCTTTACTTCCATGCTCTTATAACTGGGTGTGCAGATTAACAATAATCATAAAAGATAATTTCTCTAGGTTCCAGTACTCTTATAACTGGGTACTTAAATTGACTATAAACTGTAAAAAATAATTTCTCCAGTTTCCAGTGCCTTATGCCAATAGAGTTGATGCTCTCCTTGACTGCATCTTTGTATGCCTTATATTATGTTGCAATGCAAGAGTTTACAAGTAATTATCTTATATGCATATCTTGTGTTGACTTCTTTTGATATGTTCAGGTTGCTTTGCTGAAGTTTACAGGATATAAGTTATTAAATAATATCTCAGACACTGGGAAGGCATTTCTTATTATTCTACTTACGGATATTTTTTTGGGGTAAGATATCTGGATCATTGTTGATACTGGCTTAACCGCTTAAGTTTCATTCTCTATATGGTTGGAAAATATGATAATGCACTTGTTTtgttattatcttttttttgtatgcttAGAAATGATGAGACTCATGCACCAAGAAACATTGCTCTTCTCTGATGATGAGTCTTCTGTCCTTTAAAAAAATGGAATTTCATCCcatagatgagataaatcagaaATTATTTGttagctgatttttttttttgtttcctattaaataaatttattactTATAGAAATTTTCTTCCATTTATGCAAATTGATCGGCTACTTGGGGATTTCCTACTCTAGTGTCGATTAAGTTGGTTATCATGTTCAAATATTACAGCCTATTTACACATTTTGCTATATAGGTATGAACTATTTATGCAAATTTCTTGGTGCAAACCATGCTAATTGATAATAGGAATCTCATAGTTAATACGTCATGTATTTGAGATTCTCCCATTGGTTTACTGACCAAAAAAACATTTGATTAAAGTGCAGGTATCATTCTGAGTCTGGATGGCAGGCTTTGATTGAAATAATTCTTGAGCATTATGGGCTTGAAGTCGACCAGGCTGCCATAACCATCTTTATCTGCTCTGTTCCAGTTGTCGTTGATGCATGTGTGAAGCTTTGGGTAGGTCTTAGTATTTAGATTTTTCACACTTTTCTCTAATAGAAATGAAATTACTGGAAAGGCAATTATTATACATAACATAAGGTTAGTCCTATGGGTAACTTGGTGCagcataagaaaataaaatccatCAAAGGGAGATAAAGACTACACTGATAGGAGACAACATACAATGGTTTCCCCTCATTTTGCAAGATGCTGAAGTGAGCAATGTAGAAACATACAATTTTGGTCCTTCAAATTCTTTACCATGTCACATTAGGGTGATTCTCCATATAGTAAAACTTGGATAGCATCCAAACTTGCACCTTCTCAACTTGAAGACATGGACTTGCCTAAGGCACTGACATTGGATGTTTAGGTGTACATGTAACGAAGAATGGGATGCAgaacattttttataaaaaaccaAGCACCTGTTGTCAAAGCTGAGCCCCTTGTCAAGACTTGTCCCAACAAAGCAATCCTTCGAAATCTTGAACATCTGAAGGGAACAAGTGGGCTCTGTATACTTATTCGATGCATTGAGTTCCTTATTATTCATCCTTCTGTTCTTTGTGCGATTCAATTGAATTTTCACCTTAATTTTCTTATAATCTTTATTCCTCTTAATAATTTGTCAACCCTTCATCGTCTTTCACCCAATGATCTGTGGATCACTCTTTTATTAAGCATCAAAGTCAAAGCTTACTGTATACAGATTAGGGCAAGCCATAGAATGTGCCCTTGTCTCATATCACGAATTCTCTATCACTattctatcaagaatcatattctgGCCTTACTCCCAACCTTATATTCATGCTGTCCCCCAACACAAGCATCAATTTCAGCAATATCCTTTCTAACTGCATAGACATTAGACATCCTCTACCATTTTTCTCATCTTTTCCCTAATAGAAACTTTGTTAATAAACTTTTTTGCAGAAGGCCTCGAACTTATGTTCTTTTTCCACCAGCATTCAAGTGTTTACCCATAAGAATTATATGTCTCTTCAAATCCTTTAAGACttacctttcttttcttttaagttATATAGTGATTAAACTTTTACATGCCACTCCTCAACAAGGAAGCTTTTTAAATGCTTTATGATTATCTAATACTAATTTCAGAGCCCTGATTACTAAGACATGCATCAGAAAGTTGGAAGAATTGAATTCTCTAGAGAAACTTTTCCCAGAATTATTACTCTCTTCCACCATGCTAGGCATTCATCAGACCTCTCGTCCATGTTGATTATGAGAGTATTGCCTAATCTTAAGTTGATCAAAGGAATTCACATATTGGCCCTAAAAATTGACCTACTCTCTCCAGTTTATTTTCAACCAAACCAAATATTAAACCTTATCTTATTCATTAATTGTCATGAAATATGAAGTTGTCCAACTTTACTGGACAGTTcttataaatcaaaagtatgTCTGCATACATTTGTGTTCTTCAACTCTGATATTCTTTTCCTGGCTTTTCCATTTGTGCCACAACTTGATCCATGCCTCCATTAGAAGTTAAAGAAGCAGCAAAATGAAGTTTTTTGTTGCATATCCCTATTGCAACCAAGAAATGTGATACCATAATCATCAATTAATATAGAAAACAAACATTTTGTAGCTTGCAGCAGTGTCAAGAATGGATTTAGGTGTGAGAGTGGGGAAGCAGGTAGTCACTCGAGAGTGCCTTAGAAATGTTCTGTAATATATGATTGAGCGCCAGAACTGATGAAATAATCAACACattcatggatttttttttcttttcttttttcatgttATAAGAATGTTATCAATAATTTATCCTCAATGAAATCTAGCTGGACATTTGTACTTTCTTAACAGGATTCCCTTTGGTTAAGATTTAAGATTGCTACATGATCCAATGAGTCTCTTTAGTCAAAGACATGATACCTTAAAATTCCTTGATCTTGTTCTAGGGAGTCGCTTTCTGATATTCTAGTGCTATGTGCAATATCATGATCAGTACCAGTCTTATTTATAATATTACTAATGTGGCAGTTTTTCTCTGTTTTGCAGTTATTCAAAATCCTTCCAAAACTATCTCCAAACGTTTCAAATATCTTCCGGGAAATGCAGCGTCACTAGTGAAGCTTTTCATGGACCCCTTTTTCTTCCTGTCATCTTGGGAATTATCAGACTGGGATCATTCTTCAATTGTATGATCATCTTTCCTTAGTGCTTCTACTTTCTAATGCATAGCTTTTGCAAGACTAATATATACAAAAATTCATGCAACTGAGAAGTCAAACTAGTCCAGATCAAACAACCTGATGCCTTCATCGCCCTCGATCAATTCTCTATGGGTTATTTTCTGGAATAACTTAGCTTAAAGTGGAACATGGTCATGACTGTTTTTAGAagcatatattattaatttcatGTTTTTTCagttaattattaataaataatttccTTGTGTGTAAACATCATTTGTTCTTTCTAATACAGGCTTATAAAGTTCATCCTTGCCTACCCATAATTTAGAGTAAATGTCAATAAAGTCTGTTTTCTTTCTGTCAAAGAGCATCTTATCTCACTTTTGTTACcaattcttttatattttaCTGCCAGTCAAAACTTAACATGGTCCTTTTCGtatgtgcatgtgcatgtgcatgTATGCATATACATAAGCATGCTCAATAGATCACCAAGAGCCAGCTTCAACAGGCTGATCGGATCAAAATGCATTTTCTGGTTTTGCAACATTAACAAAGTGAACCCATATCCAATCATTGTAAAATACAAATGCCTCTCTTGCAAATTATGTCGGTCTCGAAAGAGTTTCCTCGACAAAGGGTGGATTTAGGTTTGCCTATATCTTACAATTCTTAATTTTTCAGCACAGTAAAACCTATTCCCTTTTTGGTTGATTGGTGAGTGCAGGTTGCATCTTGAAGGTGGATTTGCCAAATATTATACATGCTGCGCTGGACTGAGCTCTAAAGGCAGCGTCAGTAGGTGCTCTCAAGTTCTGTTCTTCAAATCTAACGAAAAGTTCTTTTCGAAGTGTTACTCCAGCCCTCTTGGAAGACATTTTGTCCTAAAAACTCATTTCAACATTGTTGACCTTTTAAACCCAGAGGATCCCAAATTTTTTCCCACGTTAATCAGAAGAAGAGCCTTTTTTCACCACAAACGAGATCAGCAGATCCGCCAGATCTGTGTCGTTTGGGTCAGTATCTTGAAGTGATATGAGTGCAACATGAACTTCACTGGTGTCAATCCGTGACTGGGAAAAGTCCAAGGATCTCATTGAAGTGAATATCATGCAGTTGTAATCTCTTGCATGGGTTTTTAGGGTACATTTGGTTCGCGATATTTTTTAATGCATTTGGTTTTTGACCGAATCAAAGTCAGAATGAAATTTGAATACTGAAAAAGAGTAGTGATTGCATTTTGGAGGATTGTGGACTTTTTCCGACCAAGGGGTTGAAATAGaagttatttatttccatttccTTTTTTAGAGTCCAACTACCTCTGGCCAAACGTGCCATTATTTTAATAATTGTCATTATTCAACGTACTACATCCAATTGAGGCCAATTATTTGGGGAAGTTCAGAAGTCACCCTCAAAAGACCACGCCGTTGGAAGAACAGATGTGATTTGGCAAAGACAGGCCGGTGAAAGAGATCTCAATAGCTTGCCTATATGCGCTATAATACTGGAGGGCGATTCGGCGATGGTTATCAGTTGAAACTAGTAGAGTGTGGATGGTGTAGGTGATAACCATCTGCTATTCAGGAATATTCGGGCTATGGTGTGGGGAGGGTTGGTCGTTCAGGCTAAGCATATGTACCAAGAGATCAACAGAGCAGCAAACTCGATAGTCTCTTATGTGGCTAATTATTTTGGAAAGATTCTCAGGCTAAGAAAGGAGGACCTATCTAGAGCACTCCGGATCttgtattttttgatttttttggatgtatttgtATCCGTTAGGTATAATACAtccgtttcagcaaaaaaaaaaacaatctgaAATTTATAATCACCACCTATTGCAGGTTTGGACGACCTATCTCTCTCTCATCACTCTCGCAAATGTCCCCTTCAAAGCATAAAGC
It encodes the following:
- the LOC103707124 gene encoding chloroplast envelope membrane protein isoform X1, with protein sequence MILMSTSMVLYHGSVIPFRKVRLWWRRSFASNMFAFAPERKRAFRLVPCAKYKHTRKRTWWQKFFSDDVGDGSWFDWSTEDVLGDDFGTDGDDVAEEMSEDEKFEAWKRRAEAISELREAQEDARNAEGRAWDDWLGGNGSSNVNTSSWYQEWDEAAETSSEVSDDPNETMRENGLVKAIKDSVSESDDKLLFEDRVFQYASTSSAKFIALLIIIPWALDFLAHEYVLMPFLDRYVKTVPLAAELLDVRRHQKLEIIKTLKVEKARFHLEVEIGKSPPLSEEEVWLELRHKALELRDEWRLENRKAFANIWSDMVYGIASFILIYFNKKKVALLKFTGYKLLNNISDTGKAFLIILLTDIFLGYHSESGWQALIEIILEHYGLEVDQAAITIFICSVPVVVDACVKLWLFKILPKLSPNVSNIFREMQRH